A region of the Apium graveolens cultivar Ventura chromosome 6, ASM990537v1, whole genome shotgun sequence genome:
AGAAATGAAGTTAGGAAGTAGAAGAAGATCACCTGTTCGTCGAAGAAAAATCAATTTTCTTTGAGTTATAATATTGGAAGTTTCATCATGGTAGTCATTGTCTCGATGTTATGCACGTCGAGAAAAATGTGGGAAATTATATAATAGAAACActattgaatttttaaaaaatatctaAAGATAGTGAGGCATTCCGTCTTGATATGGTTGAGATGAGAGTTAGGAAAGATTTGGATCCATAAAAAGTAGGAGCATGGAAAACATATCTCCCCCTTCTTCTTTTACTCTTTctagaaaagaaaaaaagacGATGTTGTCATCATTTTAAAATATGAAACTTCCTTATGGACATGCTTCAAACATCAAAAATTGTGTGTCGATGCCAGATTTGAAGTTGTTTGGGCAGAAGTCTCACGATTGTCACATATTCCTACAACAGTTGCTCCCGGTTGTTATTTGTTCAATCCTGCCGAAAAATGTTAGGGTTAGTATCATTCAGTTATGTTTCTTTTTCAACTCATTGTGCAGTAAAGTTGTAGATATATCAAAATTAGATAAATTGCAGTCAGATGTAGTATTGACCTTGTGCGAACTTGAAAAAATATTTCCCCTATCATTCTTCGATGTAATAATACATCTCATAGTCCATTTGGTTAGCGAATTGCGTTTGTGTGGACCTATCTTTTATAGATGGATGTATCTGTTTGAACAGCTCAATAAAGTGTTAAAAATCTATGGGCGCAATCATTATCATCCGGAAGGTTGCATGGCTGAAAGTTATTTAGGAGAAGAATCTGTAGAATTCTGCACATAAATTTTTCGCTAGAGTTCCAGAACAGCGGGTCTTCCAAAGGACGAAAAGCTTTCTGGTCCATTGTCCATTGTAGATTTAACGGGTTTTTCTCTATCATTTATCGGTTTTATCTattcgattatgattatacggataaaatgaaataagataaatggtatttatatttatagaatattaaTACTCGTCGGATCatattggatcgaaaaataagttacttagccgctaattaactgcaaaaatgatccgatttgatacccgtattggataattatccaaactgtGCTTCTTATAAAACCCTTTATAAGAAAATAATATaaagaatacgggttttattgatctatcgaAATTAATATCGTATCAAAAAATTTACGCCGAGACGCGTACAGGTCataccgtaatccggattgaaaaagttaaaacacggaaaatgttcagaatgatcggattaggttaggaaagaattttccaaagagttttgggttgtaaaaatttaaaaatggttgaagtcggacgatttccgattttataaaatggttttgtaattattcagagTTATTAcatctataaatcattataaaatcatataacgatccaaaaattaccagaaaaatatcacaattatctatattacATTATGGACATTATACAATTAACTTATTCACCttttatcacatataaatatctaaatatcaataccaatcaacagataattcaccagaaatcacataataatcatttattgataaaataattacacacgatatcccggatattacaccaaTCATTAGAATCAATccacaaacaacaaaaatcaaaaacaaatttGAACAATAAACTTGAAAAATCGACTTTAATCAATAATCAACCTTACTTAATGAAACTGGTACCAAAATGATGGGCTCGATTAGAGCTTTGATTTGGTATAtagaggatcaacaaaggatcaATAAATCTCCCGAAATCATTGGATTtgtgttcttgaatgaattttaCCCCCAAAAACTCTAGGTTTCTATTTTcctattttctgaatttttgataaaaatgaaataaaagaattttgcatctatttatattttctgaaatttaATACCCCAAAATCATTAAGGGTGTTTTGatcccttaattaaaataatttgacGCAAAAATAATAATcttggggaataattttaaaagcaattaaatataaaatttatgtaTAAATTcctcaaaaattgtgaataatttaaaaatacaaaaataatgggtatttgaaatgtgtataattcaataaaaataaaaatttgaattttgtgggttttgacgtcccgttggggtcccggtccatttatttttgaaaaaccgAAATGATTTCTAAATTATTGAAAACCCAGAAAACACTTAATATTAATACAAGAAAAAAGCtaatagacatcggtttttggccgatgtcttagtcgccgatgtctattctagacatcggccagaAACCGATGTTTGTACTAACATAAACATCAGTTCTTAGCATTTTTCTGATGTCTGAGATCCTATTTTTTACAAAATGTGTTAAACTATATTATTTTTATGTGATAAttacatcaagtataagccattGAACAATTGCTAACACAACAAAAAAGGTTTAGAATTAAGTTTTTAAATCAGTTTTGATGTCTAAGAATACCTTAAACATCGCCTAAAAACGATGTCTTTAAGCTGTTAGACATcggatttaaaaaaaaactgatgtccaAAGATATATTAGACATCGGTTTTGGGCGATGTCTATTGACTTAAAGACATCGCTTTTTAAAAACAAAACCGAAGTGTTATTGCATCTTGGACATCATTTTTAGGCGATGTCTTTTTCTATATAGATATTGGTTTTATTTGTAAAAAAGGAATATTGATTAAGATGTTAGACATCGGTTTTGGACGATGTCTATGTGTCTAAAGACAtagattttattattttaaaactgatttaTCTATATTGTTTATACATCATTTTTGCCTGATGTCTATACCTGTTTTCAACATCATCTTCTTAACTTATAGAAGTGATGTATATTATATTTGAAGACATCACTTTTGCAATGAAAATGATGTCAGTTTTACAAAAAAATATGAGGTGGATGTTACCAATACACATTACTTTTCAGGGCATCATAAATAAAACTAATGTCTATATACGCAAACaccaaattttaaaattcatgCGCATTTGCAATATCCGCAATCTGGCCATAAATACCATTCACAACATACATCCAACAAATATCAATCTGCAAAATCGACATCATCAATCCGGATAACCAACATCTACCAATCCACAAAACAAACATCTACCAATCCGCAAAACCAACTCCTAAATAACTACATGCACTAGCTAGTCCACAACCATAATATCAAATGTTCAGATCTAcataacctatccaaaaccaaaGTAGCACTAAAAACTGTTCAGATGTGctcttggatatatttgagaGCTTCAACACGTACTTCATCAAGCTGATCCTCGGTGTAACACATGCGAGTCTTCTTTAGCCACTGAAAAATTCAAAAAaactttatttttataaagaGAAAAGTGGACCTTTATATAATCCCAATGCAAAAACAAGGATGCACACCTTTGTAGTAAAAGTTAATTTAGTGTCGTTGATGATTTCTTTCATGTAGCGCATGACTACATAAGCGCATTCCGTGCCACCAGGTTGCTTAGGAGACCCATGTTCCAAAGCAAAAAATTACAACTGACTGAACTAAACTACTTATTAACCATAATTACGAAAGCACAAAAAAGCGCTTACACTTAGAAATTTTGCTTTGGTTGGCTTGTGATTGCCCCTACCAGTTTCAGAATTAAAACTTTTCAATGCCATGCATCATTTAAATAATCTGATATAAGACCACAGATTATCAAAAGTTCTCATCAAATGTTAAAGGAAAAATAAAATTACCTCGGTAATGCCTTTTCTAGATCTGGAAATTGTACTGGGTGAGGGAGAGGATTAAGAAAATATATTTCACCTTCCCAAATAATGGCCAAAATCCAATGCATAAtgttttttattaaaaaatatatcaaAGACAAATTTCACACATTATCTACTAGTTTACGTACTATTCAGCTTTTTAGTATCACAAAGTAAGAACTTACTTCTGATTATGCGGTAAGAAGAATAGTCGATCCGGGTTACCCTCTTTCAACCGGTTCATGATGTAAGTTTCAAATTTTGCATTCAAGTAATAAGTGGATCCTGGATAAATGAAAGCAAACTTCTCCCCCAATTCTGGCCATTTACTTATCTTAGAATGCAAGTACCTACCAAAAGACATAATTAAACAAATCTGAACCGCAAAATTACTGAAAttgaaaaaaggaaaaaaagaaacTTACGCCATGTAAGATTCAAGTACAACTTTCCCTAGCATCTCAAACTCCAACACCGCCTGAACATTCTCATGTAACAAGTAAATTACATTATCATGTCCAAACATTTCTTTTTCGTATTTAATTTGTATCGAAACCCCAGTAGTCTTCATCCATGTAACAGCATGCTTATAGAGTAACTTAAAGCCTTTTGGCACTTTTGCACTTGGCTTTGCTTCCAAAAAATCCGACTTCGAATTATTCAAATCTAGACCTTGCTTTGTACTTGGCCGCTTCCTTTCTTTTTTCTTAATATGTAGACAATTAAACTACCAAAATTTGAAATCCAGACAAAaacattttttaattttaaaatacaGATAACAATTTAAATATCCTCATACCGCTGGAGTTGTATAGCTGATTAGTCCTTGAGGCCATGCTAAAAAGGAGCCAAGTGCATCGCGGACTGTCACCATTTCGCCACGTACCGACACCGGAAGTAACGCATCTGGTTTGAGTAGCCCATCGATAGATACACACTTATGTCCAAGTGGTATATCGATTCCATGCACTTTTTCTTTATCCTTGCCAGGGTACACCATACCAAAAGCAACCTTGTTGTCTATCATGTTGACGGATAGCTCACACAATCTCTACCCCTAATACATATAAAAAAaccaaaaataaatatgaaatataaAGTACCAAGTTGAAAAGAAATCATTACTgcataataataataaaaaaaatactaaGTTATTGATAAATTACCAAAACTCCAAGAGGTGCAGGTGTTGGAATACATTCATCAACGTCGTCATCATCATCACTGCAGGCCACTACAAATGCTTTTTCTGGCTGATGACTTGCCTTTTCCGACATGATTGGGGAGTGAAGAGCGATCCTTGAAGCCTTCATTGCCTTCAACTCAGCAATCTCTGCCTCAAGAGCCTGCATCTTTTTATCGATATTTTAATCTTTTTCTCGATCATGAGCCAACAACTCTTTCTTCGTGATTCGAATCTTTTTCTCTCTAGGCAGCTTAAAGTATTGTTTTGGAGTTACGTACCCTCCAACAGCCAGAACCCTACCTGAATGTTAACGACTGTCCAAAGCTGTAGTCAGAACGTCTTCACCTCTAGAAAATTCTATTTCACCCTTCTCTTTTTTTCCAATAGAACATTCTATTGATATTGCAAAAAATTAGAGAAGTATTAACAACCATGTCGATAATTAAAAAACAATACTAAGCATAACATGATGATACAAGAGCCATGTcgataattaaaaaataatactaagtatgaaaataattaaaaaaaattcaacaGGATTAACGTAATCATAAAACAGCCATGTCGATAATTAAATAACAATACTAaatatgaaaataattaaaaaatccAACAGGATTAACACTATCATAAAAAACCATGTCGATAATTAAAAAACAATACTAAGtatgaaaaataattaaaaaaaccCAACAGGATTAAAATAATCATATATGAACACTTACAATGTTTTCGCATACAGCAGCCAGGTCTTCATCGACCTCTTTGACCTCTTCGCCATTTTTCCGCTTCCGAGCTTTTTGCCAAAAACTTGCTCTATCAGGTTCTTCTTCCGGCTGCAACTTTCCTTTTTTGATCTGTTCAAAATGTGCAGCAAAATATTAAAAATGCAATTTTTTTAATAAGACAGTAATAACTTTGTTCTTACTTCGTCTTCCTTTAGACCAATATAGCCCTTTCTAGACAAGCGATAATGATACTTTCTCTACGAAACCCTTTCACTATGCGCTTCATGAATTCCCTACAAACAAATTTATAGAATTACATAAACTGATGTGCAAAATTAACAGGAAAGGGAAAACAGTTGGAGAATTACAAAAGtccaataaaataaaatataccGTCCAGCTAGGATCAGTCATTTGCTTCACAAAATTCTTCCATGTTGACTTATTGACAAAAGATATCTCTTAGTTGGCTTattcaaatcaattttaaattGTCGCCATTTAGAGCACACAGACTTTAGGACAATGTCCTCACAGTGTGGACCAACTTTGAATGTTGACTGACAAAAAATAGAAGGAAAAATAacaattttaaattaataaattaacaGAATAAATGCAAAAAAAATTGAAGAGGTTGTGCAGTACATGAATATCTATCCAAATCTTTGATTTTAATTCAGGATCTACACTTGTCTAATTAGCAATATCAATTGGAATTGTAGTCCTGGCCAACATACCGATATAGGACTGCAGTCGGGCCCTGGTTTCCCCATTAGGAATTCCCCACTGATCACATGTGACTTTAAATTTTTTCCCACACGTTTTCTTTACAATTACTTTGTGCATTACGCATACCCCTCGAGTACCTCCAGAACTTATTGCCACAACACTAGTTGAGGTAACTGTGGGTTGCTCGGAATCCTCCAGTTGAGGTTCTAATGTCTCGGGTTCATGATTATCACAAGTACCAGATGCTCTAACCTCGATTTCTGATGCATTTTCTGTTTTATTTTCTGAGCCCGCCTTTGCTGatttcttttgctttttcagtgCCATTTATCTCGTCTTCCTTCAATCTTGACAAGCTATCAAAATTAAAACAAGTACACAATTATGCTATAATTCCACAATATTATGCAAAATTTAAGGCTAATTATTATGAAAAATACCTAGAATTCTAACGTAACTTCAAACAAAACCCAAAGAAAAAGCAAAATAATTATAACATTAAACTTAAAGCAAAATCAAAACATTATAATGAAACAAAGTGCAAGTACAGGTCATTATAATCAGGGAGCCAAAAATGTGCAAATACAAGAAATCCTATCACATAATACAATAATTATAACTACAAAGTGTAATCAAGGAGCCAAAAAAGAGAGTTTATTGAAATTTAGTTTTAATATAACTAATTAAACAAGTACAAGTCATAATAATTATAATTCTATGACTTTTTCACCCAAATACCCTCTATATTTTGTCTTTTATTGCTAACACTTGCATCATCATCACAAGTAGTAGGATCACACAAAGGGATATCATAACAGAATGGGGGAGGGTTCCAGGAGGTCTCTTCTTCCACATCTTCATTGTACACGTCATGATAATCTCGAGTTGTTGATGATAACACAACTGACTAATTCGCATCACATGGATCCTCGATATAAAAGACTTGGATGACTTGGTCAACATAGGCAAATTTGTCCTGTTTGTGGCCTGGTCGATTGAAGTTCACGAGCGTAAAACCAAGATCATCAAGCATGACTCCTCTATCAGTGGCTGCCCATGTACACAAAAATAAAGGGGCCTTGAATGTGTGGTAATCTAACTCCCAAATTTCTTGTACAATCCCATAGAATATTAACTCACACTATACGGGATTTACATCCTTAGCACTAGACACATGGACTGTCATAGAAACTAATGAAACACCACTATTTTGAACTACCCTAGCATTATCTC
Encoded here:
- the LOC141666155 gene encoding uncharacterized protein LOC141666155, whose amino-acid sequence is MIDNKVAFGMVYPGKDKEKVHGIDIPLGHKCVSIDGLLKPDALLPVSVRGEMVTVRDALGSFLAWPQGLISYTTPAKKERKRPSTKQGLDLNNSKSDFLEAKPSAKVPKGFKLLYKHAVTWMKTTGVSIQIKYEKEMFGHDNVIYLLHENVQAVLEFEMLGKVVLESYMAYLHSKISKWPELGEKFAFIYPGSTYYLNAKFETYIMNRLKEGNPDRLFFLPHNQNFNSETGRGNHKPTKAKFLSQPGGTECAYVVMRYMKEIINDTKLTFTTKWLKKTRMCYTEDQLDEVRVEALKYIQEHI